The following coding sequences lie in one Chlorocebus sabaeus isolate Y175 chromosome 29, mChlSab1.0.hap1, whole genome shotgun sequence genomic window:
- the MAN2A2 gene encoding alpha-mannosidase 2x isoform X1, with protein MKLKKQVTVCGAAIFCVAVFSLYLMLDRVQHDPTRHQNGGNFPRSQISVLQNRIEQLEQLLEENHEIISHIKDSVLELTANAEGPPAMLPYYTVNGSWVVPPEPRPSFFSISPQDCQFALGGRGQKPELQMLTVSEELPFDNVDGGVWRQGFDISYDPHDWDAEDLQVFVVPHSHNDPGWIKTFDKYYTEQTQHILNSMVSKLQEDPRRRFLWAEVSFFAKWWDNINAQKRAAVRRLVGNGQLEIATGGWVMPDEANSHYFALIDQLIEGHQWLERNLGATPRSGWAVDPFGYSSTMPYLLRRANLTSMLIQRVHYAIKKHFAATHSLEFMWRQTWDSDSSTDIFCHMMPFYSYDVPHTCGPDPKICCQFDFKRLPGGRINCPWKVPPRAITEANVAERAALLLDQYRKKSRLFRSNVLLVPLGDDFRYDKPQEWDAQFLNYQRLFDFFNSRPNLHVQAQFGTLSDYFDALYKRTGVEPGARPPGFPVLSGDFFSYADREDHYWTGYYTSRPFYKSLDRVLEAHLRGAEVLYSLAAAHARHSGLAGRYPLSDFTLLTEARRTLGLFQHHDAITGTAKEAVVVDYGVRLLRSLVNLKQVIIHAAHYLVLGDKETYNFDPEAPFLQVDDTRLSHDALPERTVIQLDSSPRFVVLFNPLEQERFSMVSLLVNSPRVRVLSEEGQPLAVQISAHWSSATEVVPDVYQVSVPVRLPALGLGVLQLQLGLDGHRTLPSSVRVYLHGRQLSVSRHEAFPLRVIDSGSSDFALSNRYMQVWFSGLTGLLKSIQRVDEEQEQQVDMEFLVYGTRTSKDKSGAYLFLPDGEAKPYVPKEPPVLHVTEGPFFSEVVAYYEHVHQVVRLYNLPGVEGLSLDISSLVDIRDYVNKELALRIHTDIDSQGIFFTDLNGFQVQPRRYLKKLPLQANFYPMPVMAYIQDAHKRLTLHTAQALGVSSLKDGQLEVILDRRLMQDDNRGLGQGLKDNKRTCNRFRLLLERRTVGSEPDFFSKLAAMFRGLIFHSSRSGNREVQDSHSTSYPSLLSHLTSMYLNTPALALPVARTQLPGPGLRSFHPLASSLPCDFHLLNLRTLQAEEDTLPSAEMALILHRKGFDCGLEAKNLGFNCTTSQGKVALGSLFHGLDVVFLQPTSLTLLYPLASPSNSTDVYLEPMEIATFRLRLG; from the exons ATGAAGCTGAAAAAGCAGGTGACAGTGTGTGGGGCTGCTATCTTCTGTGTGGCAGTCTTCTCGCTCTACCTCATGCTGGACCGAGTGCAGCATGATCCCACTCGACACCAGAATGGTGGGAACTTCCCCCGG AGCCAAATTTCTGTGCTGCAGAACCGCATTGAGCAGCTGGAGCAGCTTTTGGAGGAGAACCATGAGATTATCAGCCATATCAAGGACTCCGTGCTGGAGCTGACAGCCAATGCAGAGGGCCCGCCCGCCATGCTGCCCTACTACACGGTCAATGGCTCCTGGGTGGTGCCACCGGAGCCCCGGCCCAGCTTCTTCTCCATCTCCCCCCAGGACTGCCAGTTTGCTTTGGGGGGCCGGGGCCAGAAGCCAGAGCTGCAG ATGCTCACTGTGTCGGAGGAGTTGCCGTTTGACAATGTGGATGGTGGCGTGTGGAGGCAAGGTTTCGACATCTCCTATGACCCGCACGACTGGGATGCTGAAGACCTGCAGGTGTTTGTGGTGCCCCACTCTCACAATGACCCAG GCTGGATCAAGACCTTTGACAAGTACTACACAGAGCAGACCCAACACATCCTCAATAGCATGGTGTCTAAGCTGCAGGAGGACCCCCGGCGGCGCTTCCTCTGGGCAGAGGTCTCCTTCTTCGCCAAGTGGTGGGACAACATCAATGCCCAAAAGAGAGCGGCAGTCCGAAG GCTGGTGGGAAACGGGCAGCTGGAGATTGCGACAGGAGGCTGGGTGATGCCGGATGAGGCCAACTCCCACTACTTTGCATTGATTGACCAGCTCATTGAAGGACACCAGTGGCTGGAGAGAAATCTTG GTGCAACCCCCCGCTCTGGCTGGGCAGTGGACCCCTTTGGATACAGCTCCACCATGCCTTACCTGCTGCGCCGTGCCAACCTCACCAGCATGCTGATTCAGAGAGTGCACTATGCCATCAAGAAGCACTTTGCTGCCACCCACAGCCTAGAGTTCATGTGGAGGCAGACATGGG ACTCGGACTCCAGCACAGACATCTTCTGTCACATGATGCCCTTCTACAGCTATGACGTCCCCCATACCTGTGGCCCGGATCCCAAGATCTGCTGCCAATTTGATTTCAAACGCCTGCCTGGTGGGCGCATCAACTGCCCTTGGAAGGTGCCACCCCGGGCCATTACAGAGGCCAATGTGGCAGAGAG GGCAGCCCTGCTCCTGGACCAATACCGGAAGAAGTCCCGGCTGTTCCGAAGCAACGTCCTCCTCGTGCCTCTTGGAGATGACTTCCGATATGACAAGCCCCAGGAGTGGGATGCCCAGTTCTTGAACTACCAGCGGCTCTTTGACTTCTTCAACAGCAGGCCTAACCTCCATGTACAG GCCCAGTTTGGCACTCTTTCTGACTATTTTGATGCCCTGTACAAGAGGACAGGGGTGGAGCCAGGGGCCCGGCCTCCAGGGTTTCCTGTGCTGAGCGGGGATTTCTTCTCCTATGCGGACCGGGAGGATCATTACTGGACAGGCTATTACACTTCCCGGCCCTTCTACAAGAGCTTAGACCGAGTCCTGGAAGCCCACCTgcg GGGGGCAGAGGTTCTGTATAGCCTGGCTGCAGCTCACGCCCGCCACTCTGGCCTGGCTGGCCGGTACCCGCTGTCTGACTTCACCCTCCTGACGGAAGCTCGGCGCACATTGGGGCTCTTCCAGCATCACGACGCCATCACTGGCACCGCCAAGGAGGCCGTGGTGGTGGACTATGGGGTCAG GCTTCTGCGCTCCCTTGTCAACCTGAAGCAGGTCATCATTCATGCAGCTCACTATCTGGTGCTGGGGGACAAGGAGACCTACAACTTTGACCCTGAGGCGCCCTTCCTCCAAGTG GATGACACTCGCTTAAGTCACGACGCCCTGCCAGAGCGCACGGTGATCCAGCTGGATTCCTCGCCCAG GTTTGTGGTGCTATTCAACCCGCTGGAACAGGAGCGGTTCAGCATGGTATCCCTGCTGGTCAACTCGCCCCGTGTGCGCGTCCTTTCGGAGGAGGGTCAGCCCCTGGCCGTGCAGATCAGCGCACACTGGAGCTCTGCCACCGAGGTGGTCCCTGATGTCTACCAG GTGTCTGTGCCTGTCCGCCTGCCAGCCCTGGGCCTGGGCGTGCTGCAGCTACAGCTGGGCCTGGATGGGCACCGCACGCTGCCCTCCTCTGTGCGTGTCTACCTGCACGGCCGGCAGCTGTCTGTCAGCAGGCACGAAGCGTTCCCTCTCCGCGTCATTGACTCTGGCAGCAGTGACTTCGCCCTCAGCAACCGCTACATGCAggtctggttctcaggccttacTGGGCTCCTCAAG AGCATCCAAAGGGTGGATgaggagcaggagcagcaggTGGACATGGAATTCCTAGTCTATGGCACCCGTACGTCCAAAGACAAGAGTGGAGCCTACCTCTTCCTGCCCGATGGCGAGGCCAAG CCCTATGTCCCCAAGGAGCCCCCTGTGCTGCATGTCACTGAAGGCCCTTTCTTCTCAGAGGTGGTTGCATACTACGAGCATGTTCACCAGGTGGTCCGGCTTTACAATCTGCCAG GGGTGGAGGGGCTGTCTCTGGACATATCATCCCTGGTGGACATCCGGGACTACGTCAACAAGGAGCTGGCCCTGCGCATCCATACAGACATCGACAGCCAGGGTATCTTCTTCACAGACCTCAATGGCTTTCAG GTGCAGCCCCGACGGTATCTGAAGAAGCTCCCCCTCCAGGCCAACTTCTATCCCATGCCAGTCATGGCCTATATCCAGGACGCACATAAGCGCCTCACACTGCACACTGCCCAGGCCCTGGGTGTCTCTAGCCTCAAAGATG GCCAGCTGGAGGTGATCTTGGACCGGCGGCTAATGCAGGATGACAACAGGGGCCTAGGCCAAGGGCTCAAGGACAACAAGAGAACCTGCAACCGTTTCCGCCTCCTGCTAGAGCGGCGAACCGTGGGCAGCGAG CCTGACTTTTTCTCCAAACTGGCAGCCATGTTTAGGGGCTTGATCTTTCACAGCAGCAGGAGCGGTAACCGAGAG GTCCAAGATAGCCACTCTACCAGCTACCCATCCCTCCTCAGCCACCTGACCTCCATGTACCTGAACACCCCGGCGCTCGCTCTGCCTGTAGCCAGGACGCAGCTCCCAGGCCCTGGTCTGCGCTCATTTCATCCTCTGGCTTCCTCACTGCCTTGTGACTTCCACCTGCTCAACCTACGTACGCTGCAGGCTGAG GAGGACACCCTGCCCTCAGCGGAGATGGCACTCATCTTACACCGCAAGGGTTTTGACTGCGGCCTGGAGGCCAAGAACTTGGGCTTCAATTGCACCACAAGCCAAGGCAAG gTAGCCCTGGGGAGCCTTTTCCATGGCCTGGACGTGGTATTCCTTCAGCCAACCTCCTTGACATTGCTGTACCCTCTGGCCTCCCCATCCAACAGCACTGACGtctatttggagcccatggagatTGCTACCTTTCGCCTCCGCTTGGGTTAG
- the MAN2A2 gene encoding alpha-mannosidase 2x isoform X3 has product MKLKKQVTVCGAAIFCVAVFSLYLMLDRVQHDPTRHQNGGNFPRSQISVLQNRIEQLEQLLEENHEIISHIKDSVLELTANAEGPPAMLPYYTVNGSWVVPPEPRPSFFSISPQDCQFALGGRGQKPELQMLTVSEELPFDNVDGGVWRQGFDISYDPHDWDAEDLQVFVVPHSHNDPGWIKTFDKYYTEQTQHILNSMVSKLQEDPRRRFLWAEVSFFAKWWDNINAQKRAAVRRLVGNGQLEIATGGWVMPDEANSHYFALIDQLIEGHQWLERNLGATPRSGWAVDPFGYSSTMPYLLRRANLTSMLIQRVHYAIKKHFAATHSLEFMWRQTWDSDSSTDIFCHMMPFYSYDVPHTCGPDPKICCQFDFKRLPGGRINCPWKVPPRAITEANVAERAALLLDQYRKKSRLFRSNVLLVPLGDDFRYDKPQEWDAQFLNYQRLFDFFNSRPNLHVQAQFGTLSDYFDALYKRTGVEPGARPPGFPVLSGDFFSYADREDHYWTGYYTSRPFYKSLDRVLEAHLRGAEVLYSLAAAHARHSGLAGRYPLSDFTLLTEARRTLGLFQHHDAITGTAKEAVVVDYGVRLLRSLVNLKQVIIHAAHYLVLGDKETYNFDPEAPFLQVDDTRLSHDALPERTVIQLDSSPRFVVLFNPLEQERFSMVSLLVNSPRVRVLSEEGQPLAVQISAHWSSATEVVPDVYQVSVPVRLPALGLGVLQLQLGLDGHRTLPSSVRVYLHGRQLSVSRHEAFPLRVIDSGSSDFALSNRYMQVWFSGLTGLLKSIQRVDEEQEQQVDMEFLVYGTRTSKDKSGAYLFLPDGEAKPYVPKEPPVLHVTEGPFFSEVVAYYEHVHQVVRLYNLPGVEGLSLDISSLVDIRDYVNKELALRIHTDIDSQGIFFTDLNGFQVQPRRYLKKLPLQANFYPMPVMAYIQDAHKRLTLHTAQALGVSSLKDGQLEVILDRRLMQDDNRGLGQGLKDNKRTCNRFRLLLERRTVGSEVQDSHSTSYPSLLSHLTSMYLNTPALALPVARTQLPGPGLRSFHPLASSLPCDFHLLNLRTLQAEEDTLPSAEMALILHRKGFDCGLEAKNLGFNCTTSQGKVALGSLFHGLDVVFLQPTSLTLLYPLASPSNSTDVYLEPMEIATFRLRLG; this is encoded by the exons ATGAAGCTGAAAAAGCAGGTGACAGTGTGTGGGGCTGCTATCTTCTGTGTGGCAGTCTTCTCGCTCTACCTCATGCTGGACCGAGTGCAGCATGATCCCACTCGACACCAGAATGGTGGGAACTTCCCCCGG AGCCAAATTTCTGTGCTGCAGAACCGCATTGAGCAGCTGGAGCAGCTTTTGGAGGAGAACCATGAGATTATCAGCCATATCAAGGACTCCGTGCTGGAGCTGACAGCCAATGCAGAGGGCCCGCCCGCCATGCTGCCCTACTACACGGTCAATGGCTCCTGGGTGGTGCCACCGGAGCCCCGGCCCAGCTTCTTCTCCATCTCCCCCCAGGACTGCCAGTTTGCTTTGGGGGGCCGGGGCCAGAAGCCAGAGCTGCAG ATGCTCACTGTGTCGGAGGAGTTGCCGTTTGACAATGTGGATGGTGGCGTGTGGAGGCAAGGTTTCGACATCTCCTATGACCCGCACGACTGGGATGCTGAAGACCTGCAGGTGTTTGTGGTGCCCCACTCTCACAATGACCCAG GCTGGATCAAGACCTTTGACAAGTACTACACAGAGCAGACCCAACACATCCTCAATAGCATGGTGTCTAAGCTGCAGGAGGACCCCCGGCGGCGCTTCCTCTGGGCAGAGGTCTCCTTCTTCGCCAAGTGGTGGGACAACATCAATGCCCAAAAGAGAGCGGCAGTCCGAAG GCTGGTGGGAAACGGGCAGCTGGAGATTGCGACAGGAGGCTGGGTGATGCCGGATGAGGCCAACTCCCACTACTTTGCATTGATTGACCAGCTCATTGAAGGACACCAGTGGCTGGAGAGAAATCTTG GTGCAACCCCCCGCTCTGGCTGGGCAGTGGACCCCTTTGGATACAGCTCCACCATGCCTTACCTGCTGCGCCGTGCCAACCTCACCAGCATGCTGATTCAGAGAGTGCACTATGCCATCAAGAAGCACTTTGCTGCCACCCACAGCCTAGAGTTCATGTGGAGGCAGACATGGG ACTCGGACTCCAGCACAGACATCTTCTGTCACATGATGCCCTTCTACAGCTATGACGTCCCCCATACCTGTGGCCCGGATCCCAAGATCTGCTGCCAATTTGATTTCAAACGCCTGCCTGGTGGGCGCATCAACTGCCCTTGGAAGGTGCCACCCCGGGCCATTACAGAGGCCAATGTGGCAGAGAG GGCAGCCCTGCTCCTGGACCAATACCGGAAGAAGTCCCGGCTGTTCCGAAGCAACGTCCTCCTCGTGCCTCTTGGAGATGACTTCCGATATGACAAGCCCCAGGAGTGGGATGCCCAGTTCTTGAACTACCAGCGGCTCTTTGACTTCTTCAACAGCAGGCCTAACCTCCATGTACAG GCCCAGTTTGGCACTCTTTCTGACTATTTTGATGCCCTGTACAAGAGGACAGGGGTGGAGCCAGGGGCCCGGCCTCCAGGGTTTCCTGTGCTGAGCGGGGATTTCTTCTCCTATGCGGACCGGGAGGATCATTACTGGACAGGCTATTACACTTCCCGGCCCTTCTACAAGAGCTTAGACCGAGTCCTGGAAGCCCACCTgcg GGGGGCAGAGGTTCTGTATAGCCTGGCTGCAGCTCACGCCCGCCACTCTGGCCTGGCTGGCCGGTACCCGCTGTCTGACTTCACCCTCCTGACGGAAGCTCGGCGCACATTGGGGCTCTTCCAGCATCACGACGCCATCACTGGCACCGCCAAGGAGGCCGTGGTGGTGGACTATGGGGTCAG GCTTCTGCGCTCCCTTGTCAACCTGAAGCAGGTCATCATTCATGCAGCTCACTATCTGGTGCTGGGGGACAAGGAGACCTACAACTTTGACCCTGAGGCGCCCTTCCTCCAAGTG GATGACACTCGCTTAAGTCACGACGCCCTGCCAGAGCGCACGGTGATCCAGCTGGATTCCTCGCCCAG GTTTGTGGTGCTATTCAACCCGCTGGAACAGGAGCGGTTCAGCATGGTATCCCTGCTGGTCAACTCGCCCCGTGTGCGCGTCCTTTCGGAGGAGGGTCAGCCCCTGGCCGTGCAGATCAGCGCACACTGGAGCTCTGCCACCGAGGTGGTCCCTGATGTCTACCAG GTGTCTGTGCCTGTCCGCCTGCCAGCCCTGGGCCTGGGCGTGCTGCAGCTACAGCTGGGCCTGGATGGGCACCGCACGCTGCCCTCCTCTGTGCGTGTCTACCTGCACGGCCGGCAGCTGTCTGTCAGCAGGCACGAAGCGTTCCCTCTCCGCGTCATTGACTCTGGCAGCAGTGACTTCGCCCTCAGCAACCGCTACATGCAggtctggttctcaggccttacTGGGCTCCTCAAG AGCATCCAAAGGGTGGATgaggagcaggagcagcaggTGGACATGGAATTCCTAGTCTATGGCACCCGTACGTCCAAAGACAAGAGTGGAGCCTACCTCTTCCTGCCCGATGGCGAGGCCAAG CCCTATGTCCCCAAGGAGCCCCCTGTGCTGCATGTCACTGAAGGCCCTTTCTTCTCAGAGGTGGTTGCATACTACGAGCATGTTCACCAGGTGGTCCGGCTTTACAATCTGCCAG GGGTGGAGGGGCTGTCTCTGGACATATCATCCCTGGTGGACATCCGGGACTACGTCAACAAGGAGCTGGCCCTGCGCATCCATACAGACATCGACAGCCAGGGTATCTTCTTCACAGACCTCAATGGCTTTCAG GTGCAGCCCCGACGGTATCTGAAGAAGCTCCCCCTCCAGGCCAACTTCTATCCCATGCCAGTCATGGCCTATATCCAGGACGCACATAAGCGCCTCACACTGCACACTGCCCAGGCCCTGGGTGTCTCTAGCCTCAAAGATG GCCAGCTGGAGGTGATCTTGGACCGGCGGCTAATGCAGGATGACAACAGGGGCCTAGGCCAAGGGCTCAAGGACAACAAGAGAACCTGCAACCGTTTCCGCCTCCTGCTAGAGCGGCGAACCGTGGGCAGCGAG GTCCAAGATAGCCACTCTACCAGCTACCCATCCCTCCTCAGCCACCTGACCTCCATGTACCTGAACACCCCGGCGCTCGCTCTGCCTGTAGCCAGGACGCAGCTCCCAGGCCCTGGTCTGCGCTCATTTCATCCTCTGGCTTCCTCACTGCCTTGTGACTTCCACCTGCTCAACCTACGTACGCTGCAGGCTGAG GAGGACACCCTGCCCTCAGCGGAGATGGCACTCATCTTACACCGCAAGGGTTTTGACTGCGGCCTGGAGGCCAAGAACTTGGGCTTCAATTGCACCACAAGCCAAGGCAAG gTAGCCCTGGGGAGCCTTTTCCATGGCCTGGACGTGGTATTCCTTCAGCCAACCTCCTTGACATTGCTGTACCCTCTGGCCTCCCCATCCAACAGCACTGACGtctatttggagcccatggagatTGCTACCTTTCGCCTCCGCTTGGGTTAG
- the MAN2A2 gene encoding alpha-mannosidase 2x isoform X2: MKLKKQVTVCGAAIFCVAVFSLYLMLDRVQHDPTRHQNGGNFPRSQISVLQNRIEQLEQLLEENHEIISHIKDSVLELTANAEGPPAMLPYYTVNGSWVVPPEPRPSFFSISPQDCQFALGGRGQKPELQMLTVSEELPFDNVDGGVWRQGFDISYDPHDWDAEDLQVFVVPHSHNDPGWIKTFDKYYTEQTQHILNSMVSKLQEDPRRRFLWAEVSFFAKWWDNINAQKRAAVRRLVGNGQLEIATGGWVMPDEANSHYFALIDQLIEGHQWLERNLGATPRSGWAVDPFGYSSTMPYLLRRANLTSMLIQRVHYAIKKHFAATHSLEFMWRQTWDSDSSTDIFCHMMPFYSYDVPHTCGPDPKICCQFDFKRLPGGRINCPWKVPPRAITEANVAERAALLLDQYRKKSRLFRSNVLLVPLGDDFRYDKPQEWDAQFLNYQRLFDFFNSRPNLHVQAQFGTLSDYFDALYKRTGVEPGARPPGFPVLSGDFFSYADREDHYWTGYYTSRPFYKSLDRVLEAHLRGAEVLYSLAAAHARHSGLAGRYPLSDFTLLTEARRTLGLFQHHDAITGTAKEAVVVDYGVRLLRSLVNLKQVIIHAAHYLVLGDKETYNFDPEAPFLQVDDTRLSHDALPERTVIQLDSSPRFVVLFNPLEQERFSMVSLLVNSPRVRVLSEEGQPLAVQISAHWSSATEVVPDVYQVSVPVRLPALGLGVLQLQLGLDGHRTLPSSVRVYLHGRQLSVSRHEAFPLRVIDSGSSDFALSNRYMQSIQRVDEEQEQQVDMEFLVYGTRTSKDKSGAYLFLPDGEAKPYVPKEPPVLHVTEGPFFSEVVAYYEHVHQVVRLYNLPGVEGLSLDISSLVDIRDYVNKELALRIHTDIDSQGIFFTDLNGFQVQPRRYLKKLPLQANFYPMPVMAYIQDAHKRLTLHTAQALGVSSLKDGQLEVILDRRLMQDDNRGLGQGLKDNKRTCNRFRLLLERRTVGSEPDFFSKLAAMFRGLIFHSSRSGNREVQDSHSTSYPSLLSHLTSMYLNTPALALPVARTQLPGPGLRSFHPLASSLPCDFHLLNLRTLQAEEDTLPSAEMALILHRKGFDCGLEAKNLGFNCTTSQGKVALGSLFHGLDVVFLQPTSLTLLYPLASPSNSTDVYLEPMEIATFRLRLG, encoded by the exons ATGAAGCTGAAAAAGCAGGTGACAGTGTGTGGGGCTGCTATCTTCTGTGTGGCAGTCTTCTCGCTCTACCTCATGCTGGACCGAGTGCAGCATGATCCCACTCGACACCAGAATGGTGGGAACTTCCCCCGG AGCCAAATTTCTGTGCTGCAGAACCGCATTGAGCAGCTGGAGCAGCTTTTGGAGGAGAACCATGAGATTATCAGCCATATCAAGGACTCCGTGCTGGAGCTGACAGCCAATGCAGAGGGCCCGCCCGCCATGCTGCCCTACTACACGGTCAATGGCTCCTGGGTGGTGCCACCGGAGCCCCGGCCCAGCTTCTTCTCCATCTCCCCCCAGGACTGCCAGTTTGCTTTGGGGGGCCGGGGCCAGAAGCCAGAGCTGCAG ATGCTCACTGTGTCGGAGGAGTTGCCGTTTGACAATGTGGATGGTGGCGTGTGGAGGCAAGGTTTCGACATCTCCTATGACCCGCACGACTGGGATGCTGAAGACCTGCAGGTGTTTGTGGTGCCCCACTCTCACAATGACCCAG GCTGGATCAAGACCTTTGACAAGTACTACACAGAGCAGACCCAACACATCCTCAATAGCATGGTGTCTAAGCTGCAGGAGGACCCCCGGCGGCGCTTCCTCTGGGCAGAGGTCTCCTTCTTCGCCAAGTGGTGGGACAACATCAATGCCCAAAAGAGAGCGGCAGTCCGAAG GCTGGTGGGAAACGGGCAGCTGGAGATTGCGACAGGAGGCTGGGTGATGCCGGATGAGGCCAACTCCCACTACTTTGCATTGATTGACCAGCTCATTGAAGGACACCAGTGGCTGGAGAGAAATCTTG GTGCAACCCCCCGCTCTGGCTGGGCAGTGGACCCCTTTGGATACAGCTCCACCATGCCTTACCTGCTGCGCCGTGCCAACCTCACCAGCATGCTGATTCAGAGAGTGCACTATGCCATCAAGAAGCACTTTGCTGCCACCCACAGCCTAGAGTTCATGTGGAGGCAGACATGGG ACTCGGACTCCAGCACAGACATCTTCTGTCACATGATGCCCTTCTACAGCTATGACGTCCCCCATACCTGTGGCCCGGATCCCAAGATCTGCTGCCAATTTGATTTCAAACGCCTGCCTGGTGGGCGCATCAACTGCCCTTGGAAGGTGCCACCCCGGGCCATTACAGAGGCCAATGTGGCAGAGAG GGCAGCCCTGCTCCTGGACCAATACCGGAAGAAGTCCCGGCTGTTCCGAAGCAACGTCCTCCTCGTGCCTCTTGGAGATGACTTCCGATATGACAAGCCCCAGGAGTGGGATGCCCAGTTCTTGAACTACCAGCGGCTCTTTGACTTCTTCAACAGCAGGCCTAACCTCCATGTACAG GCCCAGTTTGGCACTCTTTCTGACTATTTTGATGCCCTGTACAAGAGGACAGGGGTGGAGCCAGGGGCCCGGCCTCCAGGGTTTCCTGTGCTGAGCGGGGATTTCTTCTCCTATGCGGACCGGGAGGATCATTACTGGACAGGCTATTACACTTCCCGGCCCTTCTACAAGAGCTTAGACCGAGTCCTGGAAGCCCACCTgcg GGGGGCAGAGGTTCTGTATAGCCTGGCTGCAGCTCACGCCCGCCACTCTGGCCTGGCTGGCCGGTACCCGCTGTCTGACTTCACCCTCCTGACGGAAGCTCGGCGCACATTGGGGCTCTTCCAGCATCACGACGCCATCACTGGCACCGCCAAGGAGGCCGTGGTGGTGGACTATGGGGTCAG GCTTCTGCGCTCCCTTGTCAACCTGAAGCAGGTCATCATTCATGCAGCTCACTATCTGGTGCTGGGGGACAAGGAGACCTACAACTTTGACCCTGAGGCGCCCTTCCTCCAAGTG GATGACACTCGCTTAAGTCACGACGCCCTGCCAGAGCGCACGGTGATCCAGCTGGATTCCTCGCCCAG GTTTGTGGTGCTATTCAACCCGCTGGAACAGGAGCGGTTCAGCATGGTATCCCTGCTGGTCAACTCGCCCCGTGTGCGCGTCCTTTCGGAGGAGGGTCAGCCCCTGGCCGTGCAGATCAGCGCACACTGGAGCTCTGCCACCGAGGTGGTCCCTGATGTCTACCAG GTGTCTGTGCCTGTCCGCCTGCCAGCCCTGGGCCTGGGCGTGCTGCAGCTACAGCTGGGCCTGGATGGGCACCGCACGCTGCCCTCCTCTGTGCGTGTCTACCTGCACGGCCGGCAGCTGTCTGTCAGCAGGCACGAAGCGTTCCCTCTCCGCGTCATTGACTCTGGCAGCAGTGACTTCGCCCTCAGCAACCGCTACATGCAg AGCATCCAAAGGGTGGATgaggagcaggagcagcaggTGGACATGGAATTCCTAGTCTATGGCACCCGTACGTCCAAAGACAAGAGTGGAGCCTACCTCTTCCTGCCCGATGGCGAGGCCAAG CCCTATGTCCCCAAGGAGCCCCCTGTGCTGCATGTCACTGAAGGCCCTTTCTTCTCAGAGGTGGTTGCATACTACGAGCATGTTCACCAGGTGGTCCGGCTTTACAATCTGCCAG GGGTGGAGGGGCTGTCTCTGGACATATCATCCCTGGTGGACATCCGGGACTACGTCAACAAGGAGCTGGCCCTGCGCATCCATACAGACATCGACAGCCAGGGTATCTTCTTCACAGACCTCAATGGCTTTCAG GTGCAGCCCCGACGGTATCTGAAGAAGCTCCCCCTCCAGGCCAACTTCTATCCCATGCCAGTCATGGCCTATATCCAGGACGCACATAAGCGCCTCACACTGCACACTGCCCAGGCCCTGGGTGTCTCTAGCCTCAAAGATG GCCAGCTGGAGGTGATCTTGGACCGGCGGCTAATGCAGGATGACAACAGGGGCCTAGGCCAAGGGCTCAAGGACAACAAGAGAACCTGCAACCGTTTCCGCCTCCTGCTAGAGCGGCGAACCGTGGGCAGCGAG CCTGACTTTTTCTCCAAACTGGCAGCCATGTTTAGGGGCTTGATCTTTCACAGCAGCAGGAGCGGTAACCGAGAG GTCCAAGATAGCCACTCTACCAGCTACCCATCCCTCCTCAGCCACCTGACCTCCATGTACCTGAACACCCCGGCGCTCGCTCTGCCTGTAGCCAGGACGCAGCTCCCAGGCCCTGGTCTGCGCTCATTTCATCCTCTGGCTTCCTCACTGCCTTGTGACTTCCACCTGCTCAACCTACGTACGCTGCAGGCTGAG GAGGACACCCTGCCCTCAGCGGAGATGGCACTCATCTTACACCGCAAGGGTTTTGACTGCGGCCTGGAGGCCAAGAACTTGGGCTTCAATTGCACCACAAGCCAAGGCAAG gTAGCCCTGGGGAGCCTTTTCCATGGCCTGGACGTGGTATTCCTTCAGCCAACCTCCTTGACATTGCTGTACCCTCTGGCCTCCCCATCCAACAGCACTGACGtctatttggagcccatggagatTGCTACCTTTCGCCTCCGCTTGGGTTAG